Proteins from one Actinomycetota bacterium genomic window:
- a CDS encoding M15 family metallopeptidase translates to MVVVPMGVQRAGRSFVPAPAPTAVALHPDVPPPARAAGPVAERILELQRSAGNRAVDGALRSIQRAGGWSDAAPGGWNEGERRVEAGTIRRIPLEGLTLGHQNETRGGASRKLTRESAKGRAIALLPDRLDPTQPVDVLLHFHGMAETVNRPYAGWRERTKDGTVRDVALDRIGQQIEASGMPQLMGLLPQGGERSNFGAMRSAAYLQEVFARLKDVGAVSAVPQLGRLVLGGHSAGGVTVGANLPSKRGGSRGRVAPAMVALFEAINGANERRVVERWLFEQLDALRKVLTDPSVSPPDKEAALASAPRFRAYYRPGSPMYRPIHEALRRAIDGWMGRHAKALQPYTARVADLARVEPIATTHERMVRSQLGAALEVFKGGAGAAPAAAPASGPAPAPRPAPATAPTHRPGGAAPGPTGASAAGAGAAAPVLAPLSAPAVLARLAARHGVNVWALGLGAAVMAAGTPPLKVAANLLVASGVRGEIDLTDALFDLAHPELGGGRIPAEADGLKREWIALRKGYVRPALAAAAPAKTGSGPASAGSAGGTPAVTGTTPSSGGGATTAASGTGGTTTAPRSGTPPVPTDPAAAKKRLEQIAAAKKQAREGGDAADAAAVASTLVNSGTTVEAWFSDHVPDATFLGVPIKPSGGSKVGGVHSKMLAALQEAERTLMDQMPGRSKDEVARAVGLYGVVGLRRPKKATGGTLPSYHCFGLAIDVNYAGNLFLGQTSKRNKVTQAKGDASTGVVKNATLLLYGTAEDPRAASLTDTGQQWERLNRQSEAIKRYLNLTDAELRELVGAGKGGHDLAWWRERQRKDRIEGGRGEWGQHTEAARGGFMDLSKALVLALDGAGLKWGGEYGGGKDVMHFDLRKGTLKR, encoded by the coding sequence ATGGTGGTTGTGCCTATGGGCGTGCAGCGCGCTGGCCGCTCGTTCGTGCCCGCTCCCGCCCCGACGGCCGTGGCGCTCCATCCCGATGTGCCTCCTCCCGCACGTGCCGCGGGTCCGGTCGCGGAGCGGATCCTCGAGCTGCAGCGGTCCGCCGGCAACCGCGCCGTCGACGGCGCGCTGAGGTCGATCCAGCGGGCCGGCGGGTGGAGCGATGCCGCCCCAGGCGGCTGGAACGAGGGGGAGAGGCGCGTCGAGGCCGGGACGATCCGGCGCATCCCCCTGGAAGGACTCACGCTGGGCCACCAGAACGAGACGCGCGGCGGGGCCAGCCGCAAGCTCACGCGGGAATCGGCCAAGGGGCGCGCCATCGCGCTGCTGCCTGACCGGCTCGACCCCACCCAACCGGTCGATGTCCTGCTGCACTTCCACGGGATGGCCGAGACCGTCAACCGACCCTACGCCGGCTGGCGCGAGCGCACCAAGGACGGCACCGTCCGGGACGTGGCGCTCGACCGCATCGGCCAGCAGATCGAAGCCAGCGGCATGCCCCAGCTCATGGGACTGCTGCCGCAGGGTGGGGAGAGGTCGAACTTCGGGGCGATGCGGTCGGCGGCGTACCTGCAGGAGGTGTTCGCCCGGCTCAAGGACGTCGGGGCGGTCTCCGCGGTGCCGCAGCTCGGACGCCTCGTGCTCGGCGGTCACAGCGCCGGTGGGGTCACGGTCGGGGCGAACCTGCCCTCGAAGAGGGGCGGCTCGCGCGGCCGGGTCGCCCCCGCCATGGTGGCGCTGTTCGAGGCGATCAACGGCGCCAACGAGCGCAGGGTCGTGGAGCGGTGGCTGTTCGAGCAGCTCGACGCCCTGCGCAAGGTGCTCACCGACCCGTCGGTGTCGCCCCCCGACAAGGAGGCGGCGCTGGCGAGCGCCCCGCGGTTCCGCGCCTACTACCGGCCCGGGTCGCCGATGTACCGGCCCATCCACGAGGCCCTGCGCCGCGCCATCGACGGCTGGATGGGCCGGCACGCCAAGGCGCTGCAGCCCTACACCGCCCGCGTTGCGGACCTCGCCCGGGTCGAGCCGATCGCGACCACGCACGAGCGGATGGTGCGCAGCCAGCTCGGCGCCGCCCTCGAGGTCTTCAAGGGCGGGGCCGGGGCGGCGCCCGCTGCCGCTCCCGCGTCCGGTCCTGCTCCCGCCCCGAGGCCTGCACCGGCTACGGCCCCGACGCATCGGCCCGGGGGAGCGGCGCCGGGACCCACGGGCGCCAGCGCGGCTGGAGCGGGCGCGGCCGCCCCGGTGCTCGCGCCGCTGTCCGCCCCGGCCGTCCTGGCACGACTGGCGGCACGTCACGGTGTGAACGTCTGGGCGCTCGGGCTCGGCGCGGCCGTCATGGCCGCCGGCACACCTCCGTTGAAGGTCGCGGCGAACCTCCTGGTGGCCTCGGGAGTGCGCGGCGAGATCGACCTCACCGATGCGCTGTTCGACCTCGCCCACCCCGAGCTCGGGGGCGGGCGCATCCCCGCCGAGGCGGACGGCCTCAAGCGCGAGTGGATCGCGCTGCGCAAGGGCTACGTCCGGCCCGCCCTCGCCGCCGCCGCCCCAGCCAAGACCGGCTCCGGTCCCGCGTCGGCGGGGAGCGCAGGTGGCACCCCGGCGGTGACGGGCACCACCCCGAGCTCGGGCGGGGGCGCGACCACCGCGGCGAGCGGTACGGGTGGAACGACGACGGCTCCCCGCAGTGGCACGCCGCCGGTGCCGACCGATCCGGCCGCCGCTAAGAAGCGGCTCGAGCAGATCGCGGCCGCGAAGAAGCAGGCCCGCGAGGGCGGGGATGCGGCGGACGCCGCCGCCGTCGCCAGCACGCTCGTCAACTCGGGCACGACCGTCGAGGCGTGGTTCTCGGACCACGTCCCGGACGCGACCTTCCTCGGGGTACCCATCAAGCCGAGCGGCGGCAGCAAGGTCGGGGGCGTGCACAGCAAGATGCTCGCCGCGCTCCAGGAGGCGGAGCGCACCCTGATGGACCAGATGCCGGGACGGTCGAAGGACGAGGTCGCCAGGGCGGTGGGCCTCTACGGCGTCGTCGGGTTGCGGCGGCCGAAGAAGGCCACGGGCGGAACGCTGCCGAGCTACCACTGCTTCGGACTCGCCATCGACGTCAACTACGCCGGCAACCTCTTCCTCGGCCAGACCAGCAAGCGGAACAAGGTCACCCAGGCCAAGGGTGATGCGAGTACCGGCGTGGTCAAGAACGCGACACTGCTGCTGTACGGGACCGCCGAGGATCCCCGCGCGGCCTCCCTCACGGACACGGGTCAGCAGTGGGAGCGCCTGAACCGCCAGTCGGAGGCCATCAAGCGCTACCTCAACCTCACCGACGCCGAGCTGCGCGAGCTGGTGGGCGCCGGCAAGGGCGGCCACGACCTCGCGTGGTGGCGGGAGCGGCAGCGCAAGGACCGCATCGAGGGCGGCCGCGGCGAGTGGGGCCAGCACACCGAGGCCGCCAGGGGCGGGTTCATGGACCTGTCCAAGGCGCTGGTGCTAGCGCTCGACGGGGCCGGCCTCAAGTGGGGTGGTGAATACGGGGGCGGGAAGGACGTCATGCACTTCGACCTGCGCAAGGGCACCTTGAAGCGGTGA